One genomic window of Chitinophagales bacterium includes the following:
- a CDS encoding DUF2177 family protein: protein MKYLLLFISTLVIYLLLDGIWLGVIAKNFYKIKLYFILNNYFNYYVAIFFYVVYIVGLMHFVILPGITHQSVLKVFLNGAFFGFLCYATY from the coding sequence ATGAAATACTTGTTATTGTTTATCTCAACTTTAGTAATTTATTTATTACTTGATGGAATTTGGCTAGGAGTGATTGCGAAAAACTTCTATAAAATAAAATTATATTTTATACTTAATAATTATTTTAACTATTATGTAGCTATTTTCTTTTATGTAGTATACATAGTCGGATTAATGCACTTTGTTATTCTTCCAGGTATAACACATCAATCAGTATTAAAAGTATTTTTAAATGGTGCATTTTTTGGATTTTTATGCTACGCAACTTAT